In Juglans microcarpa x Juglans regia isolate MS1-56 chromosome 8D, Jm3101_v1.0, whole genome shotgun sequence, the following are encoded in one genomic region:
- the LOC121242410 gene encoding uncharacterized protein LOC121242410: MSNTDSNMQTNPTTNPHHPASPYFIQPGEGASSPLVPDLLNTENYVTWARTMRRALNIKNKLGFIDGTIVKPTSNSDPLYAPWERYTATHVWNDLRERFSIQNAPRIFQLSKSISSLTQEDDFVSQYYNKLKCFWDELEIYEPMPICTCGSVKTLLEYTHKNKVMQFLMGLNDSFDSIRAQILLHDPLPTLNRVLSIVQQEERRRQLHSPSTPLAMVTRGPDHRTTTSSRKDRLFCSYCNIPGHSLERCFKANPNLPVCSHCRIPGHIKEKCYKFNGFPPGHKNNSKSKSYANQSTLEQEQINNGPLITQEQYSQLLALLHPHPTPIIAPAANIASTSNLPMSGNSYCNSAHSQHTVTTIDTPWIIDTGATDHMICSSALFSHNITPISHTVKLPNGSTTQATHIGDVRLNACLILRNDLSSWTTIGLGTVTNGLYHLQISRPHLTALSSFFNAFPSSSVNNSNAYKFDDFTLWHYRFGHSSMTKHILKDILKDSSKATASSQNPCDICPIAKLHRLPFPTSELTANKPYDLISVDI, translated from the exons ATGTCAAACACAGACTCAAATATGCAAACCAATCCCACCACCAACCCTCATCACCCGGCCAGTCCTTATTTCATCCAACCAGGCGAAGGAGCTTCCTCTCCTCTTGTTCCCGATCTCCTCAACACTGAAAACTATGTTACTTGGGCCAGAACCATGCGGCGAGCTCTAAACATCAAAAACAAACTTGGATTCATCGACGGCACAATTGTCAAGCCTACAAGCAACTCTGATCCCCTCTATGCCCCATGGGAACGAT ACACAGCTACACACGTTTGGAATGACCTCCGTGAGAGGTTCTCCATCCAAAATGCTCCACGCATCTTCCAACTATCCAAATCCATCTCTTCTCTCACACAGGAGGATGATTTTGTAAGCCAGTATTACAACAAACTCAAGTGTTTTTGGGATGAATTGGAAATCTATGAGCCCATGCCAATATGTACGTGCGGTTCTGTGAAGACGCTACTGGAATACACACACAAGAACAAAGTCATGCAGTTTCTCATGGGTCTCAACGACTCATTTGATTCAATCCGAGCTCAAATACTACTCCACGATCCACTTCCCACATTAAATCGAGTTCTCTCAATTGTTCAACAGGAGGAACGACGTCGGCAGCTTCACTCCCCCTCAACACCACTTGCTATGGTTACTAGAGGACCAGACCATCGCACCACAACGTCGTCTCGCAAGGATCGACTATTTTGTTCCTATTGTAACATTCCTGGACATTCTTTGGAACGTTGTTTCAAAGCCAACCCCAATCTCCCCGTGTGCTCCCACTGCCGCATACCAGGGCATATCAAAGAGAAATGTTACAAATTCAATGGCTTTCCTCCTGGCCATAAAAATAACTCTAAATCTAAATCCTATGCTAATCAGTCTACTCTTGAACAGGAGCAAATCAACAATGGACCGCTTATCACTCAGGAGCAGTATAGCCAACTACTTGCTTTGCTTCACCCTCATCCAACTCCTATCATTGCCCCTGCAGCCAATATTGCTAGCACCTCTAATCTTCCCATGTCTGGTAACTCATACTGCAACTCAGCTCACTCACAGCACACGGTCACAACCATCGACACCCCTTGGATCATTGATACAGGAGCcacagatcacatgatctgtagCTCCGCTCTTTTTTCTCACAATATTACTCCTATTTCACACACTGTCAAACTTCCAAATGGATCCACAACACAAGCTACACATATTGGTGATGTTCGGCTTAATGCATGTTTGATTCTTAGAAAT GACCTTTCATCTTGGACGACGATTGGACTAGGGACGGTGACTAATGGCTTATACCACCTGCAGATTTCAAGACCACACCTGACAGCTTTATCTTCCTTTTTTAATGCTTTTCCTTCTAGCTCTGTGAACAATTCCAATGCTTacaaatttgatgattttacttTGTGGCACTACCGATTTGGACATAGTTCCATGACCAAACATATTTTGAAAGATATTCTCAAAGACAGTTCTAAAGCTACGGCATCTTCTCAAAATCCTTGTGATATCTGTCCCATTGCAAAACTACATCGATTGCCATTTCCTACATCTGAACTTACGGCTAACAAACCATATGATTTAATATCAGTAGACATCTAG
- the LOC121242411 gene encoding uncharacterized mitochondrial protein AtMg00810-like produces the protein MEPNIKLAKDDDELFHDPALYRRLVGKLIYLTNTRPDLNYSVNLLSQFMATPRVPHYNAILKVLRYVKATPGQGLYFPASSKLELVAYSDANWGNCPDTRRSTTGFCVLLGQSLISWKSKKQSTISRSSAESEYQAMVAVSCELTWLRYFLQDLCISITDPATLYCDNLAALHIAANPVSMNARNISNLTVILFARKSWLVRSPLHMFHLFIS, from the coding sequence ATGGAACCCAACATCAAACTGGcaaaagatgatgatgaattaTTTCATGACCCAGCCTTGTATAGAAGACTCGTTGGGAAGCTGATTTATCTCACAAATACGAGGCCTGACCTTAACTATAGTGTGAATTTGCTCAGTCAATTCATGGCAACACCACGGGTCCCTCACTATAATGCAATTTTAAAAGTCCTTCGATATGTTAAGGCCACCCCTGGCCAAGGACTATACTTCCCTGCCTCTTCAAAACTAGAACTGGTTGCATACTCTGATGCAAACTGGGGAAATTGCCCTGACACACGTCGATCAACAACTGGCTTCTGTGTTCTTCTTGGTCAATCCTTAATATCCTGGAAATCGAAGAAACAGAGTACTATCTCAAGATCCTCCGCTGAGTCTGAATATCAAGCCATGGTAGCGGTTTCTTGTGAACTCACATGGCTTCGGTACTTCCTTCAAGACTTATGCATCTCCATCACAGACCCAGCCACCTTATATTGTGACAACCTAGCAGCCTTGCACATTGCTGCAAACCCAGTGTCCATGAACGCACGAAACATATCGAACTTGACTGTCATCTTGTTCGCGAGAAAATCTTGGCTGGTCAGATCTCCACTGCACATGTTCCATCTGTTCATCAGCTAG